The sequence ATCACCAGCGCTTCGAGCGGGGTCAGACGGTCGAGGTCGATCGCCGCGATGCGTTCCGCGACAGCGCGGTGGACCGACGACGGCGGTTCCTCCTGGAAGAGCCCGAGCTGACCCGCGATCTCGCCGCCCGCTCCGCTGAAGGATGGACGCCCGCCGCGCGACAGCTCGTCCCGCTCCAACCCGGCCAGAATGGTGCGTGCCCGCGCAACGGTCGCCGGCGGCAGGCCGGCCAGTTTCGCGACCTGGATGCCATAGCTGCGGTCCGACCGTCCCGCCTCGACCTTGCGCAGAAAGACGATGTCGTCCCGCCACTCCCGCGCGGCGACGTGGTAGTTCACCACGCCGTCGTGGAGATCGGCCAGGTCGGTGAGCTCGTGGTAATGGGTCGCGAAGAGCGTCCTGGGACGCGCCTTCGCACCGGTGGCGAGATGCTCCGCAACCGCCCAGGCGATGCTCAGCCCGTCGAAGGTCGCCGTCCCGCGGCCGATCTCGTCGAGCAGCACGAGGCTGCGCGAGGTGGCCTGGTGCATGATCTTCGCGGTCTCCTGCATCTCGACCATGAACGTCGAGTGCCCGCGGGCCAGATTGTCGGCGGCGCCGATGCGGGCGAAGATCCGGTCGATGAGCGGCAGCGCGGCCTCGCGCGCGGGCACGAAGGATCCGGCCTGCGCCATCAGGACGATGAGGGCCGTCTGCCGCAGGTACGTCGACTTGCCCCCCATGTTGGGGCCGGTCAGCACGACTACCTGGTGGTCGGTCTCGTCGAGCCGGACGTCGTTCGGCACGAACGAATCGGTCCGCATCTCGACCACCGGATGCCGCGCGTCGGCGATTGCCAGCTCTCCGTCTTCCCGCACGCGCGGCTTGACGTAGTTGCGCCGCGCGGCCACCTCGGCCAGCGCGGCCAGGACGTCGAGCGTGGCGAGCGCCCGCGCGGATCGCTGGATCCGACCCGCCTCGGCGAGAGTCGCCCGCCGCAGTCCGTCGAAGATCTCCTGTTCCCGCTCGAGGATCCGATCGTCCGCTCCGAGCGCCTTCGCCTCGTACTCCTTGAGCGCCGGGGTTATGTAGCGCTCGCCGTTCGCGATGGTCTGCTTGCGGTGGTAGTCGTCGGGGACGGCGTGGAGATTCGCTGCCGACACTTCTATGTAGTAGCCGAAGACCCGGTTGAACCGGATCTTCAGGGACCCGATGCCGGTCCGCTCCCGCTCGGCCGCCTCCATCGCCGCGATCGCCTGCCGGGCGCCGCGGCTGATGGCGCGCAGCTCGTCGAGATCCGTGTCCACGCCGTCCCGAACGAACCCGCCGTCGCGCGCGAGCGCCGGCGGATCGTCGCCCAGCGTTGCCGTGATCCGGTCGTGGACGTCGCGCAGCTCGTCGAGATCGTCCAGCAGCACGCCGATGAGCGGCGCCTGCAGTTCGGCCGCGTGGGCGCGGGCCGCCGGAAGGATGCCGACGGATCGGCCGAGCGCCGCCAGATCGCGCGGTCCCGCCGTACCGAGGGCCACGCGGGCGATGAGACGCTCCAGATCCTGGACGCGGGCCAGGTCCCCCCGCAGCCGCCCGCGGGCGGCGACCTCCCGCGTCAGTTCATCGACCGCGTCCAGCCGGTCGATGATCGGCTCGCGCGACGCGAGCGGCCGCTGGAGCCACGCGCGGAGCATACGGCCGCCCATCGGGGTGTTCGTCAGGTCGATCTCCGCAAGAAGCGAACCGGCCCGACGTCCCTCGGCGCCGGCAAGAACCTCGAGGTGCTCGAAGGTCGCGGCGTCGACGACGAGATGATCCGCCCGCGTCCGGAACTCCAGGGTCCTGAGATGTTCGAGCTCGGCCCTCTGTGTATCCCGCAGGTGGCGCACGAGCCCTCCCGCGGCCCGTATGGCCGCGGGGTGCTGGTCCGGAATCAGGCCGAAGCCGTCCAGCGACGCCGTGCCGAGCTGCCCGAGCAGGGTCTGCAGGGCCTGCTCGAGATCGAAGAGCGCGGGCTCGGCGGCGGTGACCGGCACGTCGACGTGCTCGATTCCCGGCAGGCATGCCGCGTCGAGGTCCCCTGGCAGCAGGATCTCCCGGGGCCGGACGGCGGCCAGCTCGTCGACGGCCGCCCCGGCCGCCGAGTCCCCGTGGTGCGCCCTGCCCCGCAGCTCGCCCGGGGAGAGAAAGGCGGTCGCGAGGACGAAAACGGCGGACGCGCCGTCACCGCCCCGGGCGACGGCCACGAGGAACGCAGGCTCGCTTGCTTCCAGGGCCCCCGCATCCGTGTACGTGCCGGGGGAGACTACCCGGACGACCTCGCGGCGAACGATGCCCCGGGCCTTGCGCGGATCCTCGACCTGCTCGCACACGGCGACCCGGAACCCCTGTTTGACGAGGCGCGCGAGGTACGTGTCGGCCGCGTGCCATGGCACGCCGCACATCGGAATTTCTCGACCGCCGCGATCTTTGGAACGCGACGTGAGGGTGAGCTCCAGAACCCCGGCCGCGGTGACCGCGTCCTCGTAGAACATCTCGTAGAAGTCACCCATCCGGAAGAAGATCAGGGCATCGGGGTACTGTCGCTTGGCCTCCAGGTACTGGCGCATCGCCGGCGTCGTCCCCTGGCCGGCGGCGGCCGGCGCCTTGACGGTGGGCGTCATCGTGCCCGATGGTAGCATCGCGCGATGGGGTACTCGGCGCGACGGGAAATGTGGGTACTGGCGCTCGATACGAGCACGCGCGAGGGCAGCGTTGCGGTGGCTCGCGGCGGCGACGTCGTCGCTGCGGCCGCGGGAGATCCTTCCCGGACGCACGGCGAGCGGCTGCCGGGCGATCTACTGGCGATCGTCGCGAACGCCGGCGTGTCCCTTTCCGCCATCGACCGATTTGCGGTCTCGTCCGGTCCCGGATCCTTCACCGGCCTGCGGGTGGGGCTCGCGACCATCCAGGCGCTCGCGCTCGTCCACTCGCGGCCCGTGATCCAGGTCTCGACGCTCGAGGCTCTGGCGCGTACCCCGGGCGCGGGAGATCGCGTGCTGGCCTGGATGGACGGACAGCGCCGGGACGTGTTCGCCGCGCTGTACGACCGTGGCGCCCGGGAGTGTGTCGCCGGCCCGCGCGTCGGCCGGCCCGCGGAGATACTCGATGCCTGGAAGCCGGAACTGGTGAAACGCCCCCTGGACGTCGTCGGCAACGCGGTGACCGCGACGCGGGCGTTGCTCGCGGAACGGCTGGGCGCGGGAACCGCACTGGTGGACGAGCCGCCGCCACTCGCACCCGTGATCGCACGCCTCGCGTTCGAGCGCGACGGCGAGGCGGTCGCTCCACACGCCGCTCAGCCGCTGTACGTCCGGCGTCCCGACGCGGTGCTCGCCCGCCGGCGAGGGCTCTGAAACAATCTTGAAACATTCCTGGGGCGTGTGGTACTTTTCGGCAGCCGTGCGGCCATGCAGGCTCGCCGCCCCTGCGCAGGGGAGTCCCACACAGGAGGGAACATGACCCAGGAGCAACACGCACGCGAGGTGTTGCTGGAGGAAGACGACGAGTACCGTGATCTGGCCGAGCAGCATCGGGCCCTGGAGAGTCGCCTCGCCGAGCTGCTCGATCACCCATACCCGTCCGGCGCCGAACAGGTCGAAGAAGCGACGCTCAAGAAGAGAAAGCTCCACATCAAGGACCGCATGGAGCACATCCTGCGGCGCCGCTTGACGCCGCGAGCCGAAGACGGCGAGCCCCTCCTCGGTCGCTAGCAGTCTGCGCTCGTAGAACGGGGACGATGTCTATCGATCGTTCCGGGATTCCGTTCGTCCTCGGGGCGGCCGCCGGCGGCGCGCTGCTCTCATGGCTCGCTGTACCCTGGATGCCCGGCGCGGTTCTCTGGCTGTTGGCCGCGGTGTTCGCGTACTTCTTTCGCGACCCCGATCGATTGGCGCCGGGCGACGTCGGACTCGATGCCGTGCTGGCGCCGGCCGACGGCCGGATCCTGCACGCCGGCGCCTCCGACGCGGACATCGCGCCGCCGGGGGTCTGGCAGCAGGTCAGCATCTTCCTGTCGCCGCTCGATGTCCACGTCAACCGGGCCCCGGTCGGCGGACGGGTGCTGGAGGTGACGTATCGCCCCGGCCGATTCCTGCCGGCCTATGACCGCCGCTCGGGTGTCGAGAACGAACGCAGCGAGATTCGCGTCGAGCACGAAGGCCAGACCGTCGTGTTCCGGCAGGTCGTCGGTGTGCTTGCGCGACGGGTGGTCTGCCGTCTCGCGCCGGGCATGACCGTGGCCCGCGGACAGCGGTTCGGTATCATGAAATTCGGATCGCGCATGGACGTCTTCCTGCCGCAGTCGGCGCACATCGCCGTGACCGTGGGTCAGAGGGTTCGCGGCGGGGAGACCGTGGTGGCGCGCCTGGCGAGCGGCGGGGATTGAGCGCATGAGCAGAGTCCTGTCGATGTTCAGCGGCCGGAAGCCGCCCCAACGGCGGTTTCGCCGGGGCACGTACCTGCTCCCGAGCCTGTTCACCGTGGCCAACATGTTCTGCGGTTGGGCCTGCATCGTCTTCGCGATGCGCGGCGACTACGTGACCGCGGCGCCGTTCATCGGGTTCGCGATCATTCTCGACGGGCTCGACGGCCGCGTCGCTCGGGCGACCGGCGCGACGAGCGACTTCGGCGTCGAGTTCGACTCGCTGGCCGACGTCATCTCGTTCGGCGTCGCGCCGGCGACGCTCGTCTTCGCCTGGGGGCTCGAACCGCTCGGCCGCCTCGGCTGGGCGGTGGCCTTCCTCTGGCTGGCCGCCGCGGCGGTGCGGCTGGCGCGCTTCAACATCCAGGGCAAGGAGGGCGACAAGCGCTACTTCATCGGTCTGCCGAGTCCCGCGGCGGCGGGGGTGCCCGCGGCCACGGTGTTCGCGTACCCGCTCGGATTCGCCGAACCGGGTGCGGCGGTCGTCGCGTTGCCGATCGTTCTGTTTCCGGCGGCGCTCATGGTCAGTCGCCTGCGGTTCCGGAGCTTCGGTGCGCTGATTCCCGGTCGTCGCCGGTCCTATCTCACCCCGCTCGCGATCGCCGGGGTCATCGCGGCGATCGCGGCGCAACCCGAGGCCGTGCTCGTCCTGATGGCGTACTCGTACCTGGCTTCCGGACTGATTGGCGCCGCAATGAACCGCAGCCAGCGCCAACCGCCGCGCCTGGCTTCACCGGCCGAGCCCGAGACGCCCACCGCGGAGCGGTCCGCCTCCTGAATCCGGCGAGGCGGCGCGGCCGGCGGGCTCCTGTTCCACCGGAAAGCGCAACGTGACCGTAGCGCCGTCTCCCTTGCGGCTGGCGATCTCGATGGCGCCCCCGTTCAGCTCGACGTTGCGCTTGGCGATCACCATGCCCAGGCCGGTGCCGGAGACTCTGGTCGAGAAGTACGGCTCGAACACGCGGGAGAGCGCGGCCTCGTCGAGACCGACCCCCGTGTCCCGCACGGTCAGCACGACCTCGTGCGCGTTCGCGGTCGCCGCCACGGTGAGCCGGCCTTCGCCCGGCATCGCGTGCAGCGCGTTCTCGACCACGTTCGTGAACGCCCGCGCCACGAGGGTCCTGTCGATCACGACCCGCGGCAGCGTCGTCGGCACATCGACCGCCAGCCGAATCCGACCAGCGAGACCGGTGCGGTAGGGATCGAGGACTTCGTGCACGACGTCGGTGAGAACCGTGGACTCCCGGTTCACCGGCGGCGAGGAAGCGTAGCTGGAGAACTCCGAGGCAATCCGGCGGAGCAGATTGACCTGGGTGAGAATCGAATCGACGCAGTCCCTGAGCACGGGACCGAGAGGTTCGCCGCGATCGCGGTGGACGCGCAGCAGGTGCTCGGCGGAGAGCTGGACCGGAGTCAGCGGGTTCTTGATCTCGTGGGCGACCTGCCTCGCCATTTCGGCCCAGGCTTCGAGACGATGGGTCCGCTCGAGCCTGCGGCGTTGGAGGAGAAGATCACCGGCCATGCGATTGAACGCCGCCACCAGGCGCTCGAGCTCGTCTGCCGAACGGATCGCCACCCGTGCGTCGAAGTCGCCGCGCGCGATGCGGCGCGTCGCGCGGGTCAGCCGCTGGACCGGGTCGGCGATGCGCTCGGCGATGTAGAAGCCGCTGGCGGCGCCCAGAAAGACGAGCAGCGTCACGCCGAGCAGAATCCCGCGATCGAGATTGCGGATCTGTCGCTCGATGTCCCGCTGCCGGGACGCCAAGGCCACGGTCAGGATGGTGTCCGCGCCGGCCGATCGGATGGGCGCGGCCGCGACCAGGTAGTCCTGCGAGCCGAACGCGTCCTCGGTAACGAACGTGGGGGCCTGGGCCAGGGCTATTGCGTTGTACACGGGGGCCGGGGTACGGGTCGGCAGCAGGCCGGAGGCAAAGAGGTCGCGCTCGCTGGTGGCCCTGAGCAGCGGTCCCTCGAAGATGTTGATGTCCTGCTCGATGATCTGGCTGACGAAGACGAGCAGGTCGTCCGTCGCGACCGTCGCCGCGGGATCCGCCGCCTGCTGCAACTCCGCTATCACCCGTTGCGCGACGACGGCCGTGCGGGCCGCCCCGGCCTCCACGTCGTCGCGGAGTTGCCCGGTGGAGTAGTTGCGAATCAGGACGGCGAGGACAAGCACGGGCACGGTCGCCACCGCGACGAAAGCCAGGAACAGCCGGCGATAGAAGCTGACGTGCAGCTCCCGGACCAGTTCCCGCCCGAGGCTGTAGCGCTCCGGGGTGAGCGGTCCCGCCACGGCCAGGACCAACATCCACGAGCCGAACGCGGCGCCGACCAGGGCAACGATCTCGGCCAGTCGAATCAGGTGATCGAAGCGCGTGAGCACCGGGTAGCCGAGCGCGTAGATGCCGGCGCGGTTGTTCGAGATGTAGACGTCCGACGTCCGCCCGCCCGCCTGCAGCGTCGTCCAGAACGGTTCCCGCGACGCGTAGATGCGTTCGAACAGCGCGTCGTCGATCGTCCACGAGGCGGAACCGTACGTGAAGAGCGGGCTGCGTCCCCATCCGTAGATCGCCAGGTCCACTTCCGCATCCGCCGGACGTGCGTCCGCCGGACGCGGCGCCGCGCGGAGCACGTCGTGATAGGGGTTCTGCGACGGGATGAAGGGCAGGGCCCGATAGTCGAGAGGTACGTGGACGACTACGGCGCCGGCGACGGCGTCGGCGGCCGGCATGTCGCCGGGCCACGGCAGGCACACGCCGCGTTCGGCGTGAAGCACGCGGCGCTCCTGGGCGCCGAACGGAAACACCTCGCCGTAGACGTCCCAGTCGCAGCTCGTCCCCAGGAACGACGGCGCCGCCGGTACGTCGGGAAAGTCCAGGGCGAAGCGACTCACGAGGGACCGGTCCGGGCCGTACAGCTCGATGGCCGACGTCAGGCGAAGTCGGGCCAGATCGGTCTGGCGCCACACGGAGAACGCCGCGTCGGGGGTCGGGGCGCCGTCCGCCGACCTGAAGATGTCGGACGCCAGGGGCGCACGAGCGAGCAGTGCATCCACCTCCCGCTGGGTCCGGGACAGACTGTCGAGCAGCGCAGCCGGATGACTGGCGGTCGCCGGGGCGATCTCTTCTTCTATCAGCCGCTGCTTGGCGGCCAACCCGTGGTGCACGATGGACGGGTACGAGAGCACCGCGGGTACGATGAGCGACCCGAAGATGGCCGCGAGCTTTCCGGATTCGGACGCATGGCGGAACCAGGGACGGAGGCGCGGCGCCCCCAGCGCCATGCCGACCACGCCGGCGAGCAGGGTGAGATAGGGCCAGGTCGGAACCACGGGGGCCGCTGCCAGCAGCAGGCCCGGCGCCGTTGCCCCGGCGAGCGACCGGACGCGGACCCCGTGCACATGCCGGCTCCAGCGGGCCTCGACGATCAGGAGGACGGATACCCCCAGCCAAATGGTTGCCGTAGCCGCCAGCAGCAGACCCAGCAGCAGACCGATCCGGGACGAGTCCAGCGGGTTGTGCGACCACTGCAGCAGGTCGGCCAGTGAGCCGGCCATCGTATCGGCGAGCAGCAGTTCGTAAGCGCCCAACAGCAGGGCGACCGCCGCGCCGGCCGCGGTGTATGCCCGGACGACGCGGTCGCGGCTCGTCAGCCAGCGCTTGTGGCGCCATGCCGCGCGGGCCGCGCCCGCGAAGCGCACCGCCGTGGTTGCGCCGGCCGTGAAGAGCAGCCCCAGCAGCAGCACGTCGGCCGGGGATCGGAGCAGGCTCGGGAAGCGGAGCGACGCGTAGGCGGGGGCGGAGAAGAGCCCGGGCCGGACCGGTCCCGGGGTGGCGGCGATCCAGAGCAGCAAGCCGGCCGCGAGCAGCGCGCCTCCGGCCGGTAGCGCGCGTCGGAGGCTGGCTTCGGCATCCGCTCCGCGGGGGGCGCTGACGAGCTCGGGAAGCGCGACCAATCCCAGCACGAGGGCGCCGAGCACGAGGCCCAGGTCGCGCACCGACCTGCGCCACGCCGAACGGGCCCGATCCAGGTCGTCCTCCGCCACCGAGGCGTCGAGCAACGGCTCGCCGTCCGGGGCCAGCAGCGCGAATCGAAGTCGCCCGGCCTCCGGCTCCGGTGCGGCCGGTGCGGCCCGCAGGTCGACGGGGGCCACCGGCGACGCCAGCGGCGACGGGCTTCCCCCGACCGCCACGCCGGCGCCGGCCGACAGCAGGTGTTCGGTCGAAACCGAGCCGATCCTGCTGCGGCGGGCGGACCCGCCGCCGGTCGCGACGATGGGCTCCACGTAGACGAGACGCAGGCCGAGCGGGCCGGAAGCGACGAGAAGAGCCGAGTCGGACAGTATCTGGTCGCGGGTCAGCTCCGATGGACGCCCCGTCCAGGCCCGGGGGGTCGCGTTCGCGTCGTAGACCGTCACGGCGAGGTCGTCCGCCCCTTGCGGAACGGCATCCCGGGTCAGCTCGAACAGCTCGGCCAAGGCGGAGCGATCCCTCGATAGCCCCCCCGGTACGCCGGGATCGTCCAGAGCGCCGGGCAGGCTGGGATTGTTCGCGAGCGAGACGGCTGTCCGCTGGAGCGTCCGCGTCAACTCCTCGAAACGCTGGCGTACCTGCTGCCGGACGAGCTCGAAGCTGGCTTCGCGGGACGCCCCCAGTCTCAGGGGCTCGATCAGTGCGCCGGCGGCGGCGGCGAGCGACGCGGCCACGGCGGCGGCAAGCACGACTCCCGGCCACGATGTGCGGCGCATCGGGCTATCGCGCCGGAACGGAGAACGGCGATGTCGCCTGCGGCGGCACCGGGTCCTCGAGGCCGGGCACGGTGCCGACCGCGGGAAACGGCGGTGGTGGGTCCGGCGGGCTGGCCGGGAACCAGTCCAGGAAGTCGGCCAGACCGACCTCGGGCGGGTGAGGCAGCAGTGGTCCGAAGAACAGGCCGACGGTCAATTGCGGCGGCCCGGCGGCCGCGGCCAGCCCCACCATCTCGCCGGTCCCGGTGACGAGGATCAGATTGGGAGACGGCGGATGGGCATTCGGGATGACGTGGGGTGGAGCGGCAAGCTCGCTCGACGTCACGTACTGCCCCCGGGGCCGGCCCGACTTGGCATCGAACAGATCGACGTTCGGAGAGACCCCGGCCACCACGACCACCGAGTCGACGCGGATCGGGCCGGCCGTGGGGCGTCCCCCCAGGATGCTGCGCCAGCGGCGGGCGCCGTTTCTCCGGTCGAGCGCGCGCAGGACGTTGTCGCGGGCAGTGAAGTAGACGTGCTCCAGGTCGGCGCTCGGCGTCCCTACGATGTCGCCGCCGGTGCGCCAGTACCAGTCGACCGCACCGTCGGCGAGTCGCAGGCGGTACAGGAGATTGTCGGTCGATCCGACGAACAACGCGTCCAGTGGCAGGATGCCCTGCGGCCGGCCGGGGAGGGCGCGTTCCCAGATCGCGGCTCCGGTGCCGAGCGCAAGCGCGGCGATCCGCCCGTCGGTGAGCGCCACGTAGAGGTGTCCTCCGCCGATGGCGGGCCGCACCGTTGCGGTCGCGCCCAGGGCGCGCCGCCACAGTTCCGCGCCGTCGAAACCTCGGAAGACGACGATCTCTCCGGCCGCCGTAGCCGCCACCAGCCAACCGTTGTTCCAGAGCGGGGGGGCGCTGATCGCAGAGTCGAATTCTGCGCTCCACAACGTGAGCGCGTCGGAAGCGCGCCGGGCGACGAGCCGGCTCCCGCCAACCGCAACGACCACGCCGTCGCCTGCCGCCGGCTGATGATCGAGCTCCTGTTCGACGGTCCAGACCACCTCGCCGGTCTGCAACTCGACCGCTGCCAACGTGCCGTTCCGCAACGCGATGTAGGCGCGCAGGGAATCGTACGCAGGGCCGTGCCGCGGTCCGCTGTCCAGAACGGTCGTCCAGATCCGATCGACGGGCAGCAGGAAGGAGGGCTCGAAGAGCGGCTGCCGAGGCTGGGCCGCGGAGGGCGGCGCCAGGGTGACCGCCAGCAGCGTCGCGACGAGCACCGACGACGACGTGGTGCGCCGAGCGTTCACGAGGTTATAATAATGGCAGCCGGGATCGTCGGCCGAGCGCCCGGCGAACCGGATTCGTTCCCCACCGTCGGCTCTGGCATCGTGTACTCGTGACCCGTCAGACCATCCTGGTTCTCGATTTCGGCTCCCAGTACACGCAACTCATCGCCCGCCGTCTTCGCGAGTTGTCCGTCTATTCGGAGATCGTGCCGTTCAGCACCTCGGGGGAGGCCGTTCGGGCCCGCGGCCCGGCCGGCGTCATCCTGTCGGGTGGGCCGTCGAGCCTGTCGGATGCCGACGCGCCGCGGTGCGATCCTGCAATCTTCTCGTGCGGTGTTCCGGTGCTCGGCATCTGCTACGGCATGCAGGCGATGACCGCGGCTCTCGGCGGCGACGTCGGCCATGCTCCGGAACGCGAGTACGGGCATGCCGCGGTGGCGGTGCGGGAGGCGGGCGGCCTGTTCGACGGCGTTCCGCCCGAGATACGCGTGTGGGCCAGCCACGGCGATGTGGTGAACGCGGCCCCGCCGGGATTCTCGGTCGTCGCCACCAGCTCCAACGCACCGGTTGCCGGCATGACCGATGCCGCACGCGGCCTCTACGCCCTGCTGTTTCACCCCGAGGTCGCGCACACCGAGCATGGCGCGCGCATTCTCTCCAATTTCGCCGCCGGGATCTGCGGCTGCCGCGGCGACTGGACGATGGCCTCTTTCGCCGACGAGGCGACCGCGAGAATCCGCGCGCAGGTCGGCGCCCGAGGCCGGGTGGTATGCGGGTTGAGCGGCGGTGTCGACTCGACGGTGGCGGCGCTGCTCGTTCACCGCGCCATCGGTGATCGCCTGACGTGCATCTTCGTCGACAACGGCCTGCTGCGGCTGAACGAGGCCGCGCAGGTGGCGGAGCGTTTCTCGAGCCGCATGAGCCTGCCCCTGGTGTGCGAGGACGCATCCGAGCGGTTCGTCGGCGCGCTTGCCGGCGTCACCGATCCCGAACGCAAGCGCAAGATCATCGGCTCGACGTTCATCGACGTCTTCGAGTCGGTCGCCGCCCGGCTGGGCAGCTTCCACTTTCTCGCACAGGGCACGTTGTACCCCGACGTGATCGAGAGCGTGTCGATCGTCGGCCCGTCGGTTGCCATCAAGAGCCATCACAACGTGGGGGGGCTGCCGGAGCGCCTGCGGTTCTCGCTGGTCGAGCCGCTGCGCGAGCTGTTCAAGGACGAGGTCAGACAGCTCGGCCGGGAGCTGGGCCTCGACGACGAGTTCGTCTGGCGTCAGCCGTTTCCGGGCCCCGGTCTCGCGGTGCGCATCCTGGGGGAGGTGACGCCACGCCGTCTCGATCTCCTCCGGCGGGCGGATGCCGTTGTGGCGGAGGAGGTCCGCCGGGCGGGGCTCTACCGCCGGCTCTGGCAGTCGTTCGCGGTGCTGCTGCCGCTCCGCACCGTCGGCGTCATGGGCGACGAGCGGACCTACGAGCACACCGTGGCGATTCGTGCCGTCGAGAGCCGCGACGGCATGACCGCGGACTGGGCTCGTCTGCCGACCGATCTGCTCGCCGCCATCTCGTCGCGCATCGTCAACGAGGTGCGCGGCATCAACCGG comes from Acidobacteriota bacterium and encodes:
- the mutS gene encoding DNA mismatch repair protein MutS, with translation MTPTVKAPAAAGQGTTPAMRQYLEAKRQYPDALIFFRMGDFYEMFYEDAVTAAGVLELTLTSRSKDRGGREIPMCGVPWHAADTYLARLVKQGFRVAVCEQVEDPRKARGIVRREVVRVVSPGTYTDAGALEASEPAFLVAVARGGDGASAVFVLATAFLSPGELRGRAHHGDSAAGAAVDELAAVRPREILLPGDLDAACLPGIEHVDVPVTAAEPALFDLEQALQTLLGQLGTASLDGFGLIPDQHPAAIRAAGGLVRHLRDTQRAELEHLRTLEFRTRADHLVVDAATFEHLEVLAGAEGRRAGSLLAEIDLTNTPMGGRMLRAWLQRPLASREPIIDRLDAVDELTREVAARGRLRGDLARVQDLERLIARVALGTAGPRDLAALGRSVGILPAARAHAAELQAPLIGVLLDDLDELRDVHDRITATLGDDPPALARDGGFVRDGVDTDLDELRAISRGARQAIAAMEAAERERTGIGSLKIRFNRVFGYYIEVSAANLHAVPDDYHRKQTIANGERYITPALKEYEAKALGADDRILEREQEIFDGLRRATLAEAGRIQRSARALATLDVLAALAEVAARRNYVKPRVREDGELAIADARHPVVEMRTDSFVPNDVRLDETDHQVVVLTGPNMGGKSTYLRQTALIVLMAQAGSFVPAREAALPLIDRIFARIGAADNLARGHSTFMVEMQETAKIMHQATSRSLVLLDEIGRGTATFDGLSIAWAVAEHLATGAKARPRTLFATHYHELTDLADLHDGVVNYHVAAREWRDDIVFLRKVEAGRSDRSYGIQVAKLAGLPPATVARARTILAGLERDELSRGGRPSFSGAGGEIAGQLGLFQEEPPSSVHRAVAERIAAIDLDRLTPLEALVILGELKATLAD
- the tsaB gene encoding tRNA (adenosine(37)-N6)-threonylcarbamoyltransferase complex dimerization subunit type 1 TsaB, which gives rise to MGYSARREMWVLALDTSTREGSVAVARGGDVVAAAAGDPSRTHGERLPGDLLAIVANAGVSLSAIDRFAVSSGPGSFTGLRVGLATIQALALVHSRPVIQVSTLEALARTPGAGDRVLAWMDGQRRDVFAALYDRGARECVAGPRVGRPAEILDAWKPELVKRPLDVVGNAVTATRALLAERLGAGTALVDEPPPLAPVIARLAFERDGEAVAPHAAQPLYVRRPDAVLARRRGL
- a CDS encoding DUF465 domain-containing protein, with the protein product MQARRPCAGESHTGGNMTQEQHAREVLLEEDDEYRDLAEQHRALESRLAELLDHPYPSGAEQVEEATLKKRKLHIKDRMEHILRRRLTPRAEDGEPLLGR
- a CDS encoding phosphatidylserine decarboxylase family protein, which translates into the protein MSIDRSGIPFVLGAAAGGALLSWLAVPWMPGAVLWLLAAVFAYFFRDPDRLAPGDVGLDAVLAPADGRILHAGASDADIAPPGVWQQVSIFLSPLDVHVNRAPVGGRVLEVTYRPGRFLPAYDRRSGVENERSEIRVEHEGQTVVFRQVVGVLARRVVCRLAPGMTVARGQRFGIMKFGSRMDVFLPQSAHIAVTVGQRVRGGETVVARLASGGD
- the pssA gene encoding CDP-diacylglycerol--serine O-phosphatidyltransferase, coding for MSRVLSMFSGRKPPQRRFRRGTYLLPSLFTVANMFCGWACIVFAMRGDYVTAAPFIGFAIILDGLDGRVARATGATSDFGVEFDSLADVISFGVAPATLVFAWGLEPLGRLGWAVAFLWLAAAAVRLARFNIQGKEGDKRYFIGLPSPAAAGVPAATVFAYPLGFAEPGAAVVALPIVLFPAALMVSRLRFRSFGALIPGRRRSYLTPLAIAGVIAAIAAQPEAVLVLMAYSYLASGLIGAAMNRSQRQPPRLASPAEPETPTAERSAS
- a CDS encoding HAMP domain-containing protein, with amino-acid sequence MRRTSWPGVVLAAAVAASLAAAAGALIEPLRLGASREASFELVRQQVRQRFEELTRTLQRTAVSLANNPSLPGALDDPGVPGGLSRDRSALAELFELTRDAVPQGADDLAVTVYDANATPRAWTGRPSELTRDQILSDSALLVASGPLGLRLVYVEPIVATGGGSARRSRIGSVSTEHLLSAGAGVAVGGSPSPLASPVAPVDLRAAPAAPEPEAGRLRFALLAPDGEPLLDASVAEDDLDRARSAWRRSVRDLGLVLGALVLGLVALPELVSAPRGADAEASLRRALPAGGALLAAGLLLWIAATPGPVRPGLFSAPAYASLRFPSLLRSPADVLLLGLLFTAGATTAVRFAGAARAAWRHKRWLTSRDRVVRAYTAAGAAVALLLGAYELLLADTMAGSLADLLQWSHNPLDSSRIGLLLGLLLAATATIWLGVSVLLIVEARWSRHVHGVRVRSLAGATAPGLLLAAAPVVPTWPYLTLLAGVVGMALGAPRLRPWFRHASESGKLAAIFGSLIVPAVLSYPSIVHHGLAAKQRLIEEEIAPATASHPAALLDSLSRTQREVDALLARAPLASDIFRSADGAPTPDAAFSVWRQTDLARLRLTSAIELYGPDRSLVSRFALDFPDVPAAPSFLGTSCDWDVYGEVFPFGAQERRVLHAERGVCLPWPGDMPAADAVAGAVVVHVPLDYRALPFIPSQNPYHDVLRAAPRPADARPADAEVDLAIYGWGRSPLFTYGSASWTIDDALFERIYASREPFWTTLQAGGRTSDVYISNNRAGIYALGYPVLTRFDHLIRLAEIVALVGAAFGSWMLVLAVAGPLTPERYSLGRELVRELHVSFYRRLFLAFVAVATVPVLVLAVLIRNYSTGQLRDDVEAGAARTAVVAQRVIAELQQAADPAATVATDDLLVFVSQIIEQDINIFEGPLLRATSERDLFASGLLPTRTPAPVYNAIALAQAPTFVTEDAFGSQDYLVAAAPIRSAGADTILTVALASRQRDIERQIRNLDRGILLGVTLLVFLGAASGFYIAERIADPVQRLTRATRRIARGDFDARVAIRSADELERLVAAFNRMAGDLLLQRRRLERTHRLEAWAEMARQVAHEIKNPLTPVQLSAEHLLRVHRDRGEPLGPVLRDCVDSILTQVNLLRRIASEFSSYASSPPVNRESTVLTDVVHEVLDPYRTGLAGRIRLAVDVPTTLPRVVIDRTLVARAFTNVVENALHAMPGEGRLTVAATANAHEVVLTVRDTGVGLDEAALSRVFEPYFSTRVSGTGLGMVIAKRNVELNGGAIEIASRKGDGATVTLRFPVEQEPAGRAASPDSGGGPLRGGRLGLGR